The Bacteroidales bacterium genome has a window encoding:
- a CDS encoding DUF1343 domain-containing protein translates to MTACSADPAPLRSGAEQLDRYLPLLKEKRIALVANHSSVVGGKHLVDTLLASGIGRDQFVKVFAPEHGFRGDRAAGVLIEDATDPLTGIPVASLYGSHKKPEPEDLAGIDLMIFDLQDVGARFYTYISTLHYVMEACAENGIPLILLDRPNPNGAYVDGPLLDTAFSSFVGMHPIPVVYGLTIGELSGMINGEGWLNQGVRCDLTVIPCEGYVHGRPYSLPVRPSPNLPNEHAVWLYPSTCFFEGTVLSEGRGTDMPFEVYGHPELQGEFSFVPRSIPGVAGNPKFQGELCYGADLRSFSPEEGWTRIHLRFLLEAYEAFPRKKEFFTPYMDKLAGTDSLRKMIEAGWGEERIRATWEQDIEKYKLIRKKYLIYDNNE, encoded by the coding sequence GTGACGGCCTGTTCGGCCGATCCGGCTCCCTTGCGCAGCGGAGCGGAGCAACTCGACCGCTACCTGCCTCTGTTAAAGGAGAAGCGGATTGCCCTGGTGGCCAACCATAGTTCGGTGGTCGGAGGGAAGCACCTGGTGGATACTCTCCTGGCCAGTGGCATAGGAAGGGATCAGTTTGTGAAAGTATTTGCTCCCGAGCATGGCTTCCGGGGTGACCGGGCCGCCGGAGTCCTGATCGAGGATGCTACCGATCCTTTAACGGGCATTCCGGTAGCCTCTCTCTATGGCAGTCATAAAAAGCCGGAGCCGGAAGACCTGGCGGGCATTGATCTGATGATTTTCGATCTGCAGGATGTGGGGGCACGCTTCTACACCTATATCTCCACCCTGCACTATGTGATGGAAGCCTGTGCGGAAAACGGGATTCCCCTGATCCTCCTGGACAGGCCCAATCCCAACGGAGCTTACGTGGATGGTCCCCTGCTCGATACGGCCTTCAGCTCCTTTGTGGGTATGCACCCCATCCCGGTGGTCTATGGGCTGACCATTGGTGAATTGTCGGGAATGATCAACGGAGAGGGATGGTTAAACCAGGGAGTCAGGTGTGATTTAACCGTAATTCCCTGTGAGGGCTATGTGCATGGGCGGCCGTACTCGCTGCCGGTGAGGCCATCCCCCAATCTCCCCAACGAACATGCGGTATGGCTCTATCCCTCCACCTGTTTTTTTGAAGGGACCGTACTGAGTGAGGGCCGGGGAACCGATATGCCTTTCGAGGTTTACGGACATCCGGAGCTACAAGGAGAATTTAGTTTTGTACCCAGAAGCATTCCCGGTGTGGCCGGGAACCCGAAGTTTCAGGGAGAGCTCTGTTATGGCGCCGACCTGAGATCTTTCAGTCCGGAGGAGGGCTGGACCCGCATCCACCTGCGTTTCTTGCTGGAAGCCTATGAAGCCTTCCCCAGAAAAAAAGAGTTTTTTACCCCCTATATGGACAAGCTGGCAGGGACAGATTCTCTCCGGAAAATGATAGAAGCCGGATGGGGTGAAGAGCGTATCAGGGCCACCTGGGAGCAGGATATCGAGAAGTATAAGCTGATCCGAAAGAAGTATCTGATATATGATAACAATGAATAG